A genomic region of Plasmodium falciparum 3D7 genome assembly, chromosome: 11 contains the following coding sequences:
- a CDS encoding beta-catenin-like protein 1, putative gives MADEEFSDEEEVDVEEILKQAENIECVDENSIKKIGVLLKKKKTKNERDRMEYPEEPEKWVSSEVDLDEILVNLKNLSVCTNLYKSMIDSDIFGEIIDLLNHPNNDIVIEVIDIIKEITNPSNIYELDKELNDIMIHYLNKKKLCHFLINVLDKINEEENDEYYNAMTSILNILDNIFELENDLQNDLLKNSKLLFFLLNRINNEIKSDDSNSLYASEIFVLLILRINQFSQNVYDDFYYIISIFNPILKYISKYKDKDPESINKKEILLNYFQALGNLLLLNKNKNVFQNTIGFELMLKLLSERKFLCFPSLKIFAILLNDIETCNKFIEMNGLKYLFCLFMLRDIKKQNHMSVFEFEENIIIIISNLSLFCTGTFQGRVLSKFGEKKCEKIIRLLEIRQKYHEIIIKDKKKKQKNKNQVNENLKKMNIQIDEDSKKDLEYIELCDKGYLIYQLTDVILIALFYMNNTYICNNIFIHLYTRNIDIQSIYENILDFLDCLDDEDLDEKLNEMLTHFLTSSKESNLFL, from the exons ATGGCAGATGAAGAATTTagtgatgaagaagaagtCGACGTTGAAGAAATTTTAAAACAAGCGGAAAat ATCGAATGTGTTGATGAAAAtagcataaaaaaaatcggagtgcttttaaaaaagaagaaaacaaaaaatgaaagagaCAGAATGGAATATCCAGAGGAACCTGAAAAATGGGTAAGCAGTGAAGTGGACTTAGACGAAATATTAGTAAATTTGAAGAATTTAAGTGTATgtacaaatttatataaaagtatGATAGATTCAGATATATTTGGTGAGATCATTGATTTGTTAAATCATCCTAATAATGATATTGTTATAGAAGttattgatattattaaagAGATTACTAATCcatctaatatatatgaattagaTAAAGAATTGAATGATATAATGatacattatttaaataaaaaaaaactatgtcattttcttataaatgtattagataaaataaatgaagaagaaaatgatgaatattataatgcTATGACATCtattcttaatattttaGATAATATATTCGAATTAGAAAATGACTTAcaaaatgatttattaaaaaattctaaattactattttttttactaaatagaattaataatgaaattaaaagTGATGATTCGAATTCATTATATGCAAGTGAAATTTTTGTATTACTCATTTTAAGAATTAATCAATTTTCTCAAAACGTATATgatgatttttattatattatatctatttttAATCCTattctaaaatatatttctaaatataaagataaagatCCTGAaagtattaataaaaaagaaattttattaaactaTTTCCAAGCCTTAGGAaatttattacttttaaataaaaataaaaatgtctTTCAAAATACAATCGGATTTGAACTTATGCTCAAATTATTAAGTGAAAGgaaatttttatgttttccaTCTCTTAAGATTTTCGCTATCTTATTAAATGATATCGAAACATGTAACAAATTCATTGAAATGAATGGACTCAAATATTTGTTTTGTCTATTTATGTTAAGagatattaaaaaacaaaatcatATGAGTGTATTCGAATTTgaggaaaatattataatcattatatcAAATTTGTCTTTATTCTGTACAGGTACATTTCAAGGAAGAGTACTCAGTAAATTTggggaaaaaaaatgtgaaaaaattataagacTATTAGAAATAAGGCAAAAATACCatgaaattataattaaggataaaaaaaaaaaacaaaaaaataaaaatcaagtaaatgaaaatttaaaaaaaatgaatattcaAATTGATGAAGATTCTAAAAAGGACCTGGAATACATAGAATTGTGTGATAAAGGTTATCTAATATATCAGCTAACAGATGTAATATTGATAGctcttttttatatgaataatacatatatttgtaataatatatttattcatttgtatacaagaaatatagatatacagtcaatatatgaaaatatattag
- a CDS encoding WD repeat-containing protein, putative, with product MNNNNNNKYNNDIHNSINKNGSTNINNNMNMPNNIMSNIANNRGSIQSNINNIPRPMNNINNVHSNINIPSSRNISSNINMANSRNVSSNMNMTNNVGINNNMNINNNVNRTSSINVPNNMGRTSNINLSNNMSRTNNLNMNNNINSANNMNMPNNMNASNNNMNISSNVNRTSNVNRTSNMNIPNNMNIPNNMNIPNNMNMPNNMNIPNNMNIPNNMNIPNNMNIPNNMNMPNNMNMPNNINMPNNINITKNRSNSILNNNVNNIPNNISSISANIKPRNMSSNIKHNLNNFNNNMVKDINVKSSIKMSNDLSNSNIHKNSIINNNNNNNISNISNNSARESVMSNINYNYNNINYNNIMKNNIDINKKLNNDKNSNIDNAEKINKKIGNKMIIKNSMNKNSFMNTDQNNVNMYYMNDMKNTENNIYLTNSNNNAMNKVNNIKDNSKTLQQFKENEYMENMYKREKIINDKENVYIPNKAPSNINQGNNTSVINNKHNINNMRNMNNTNNVNNISSMNSTNNVNKMSNMNNMNNMNNLNNVSNMNNMNNMNNINSINNMNSINNMNSAINVNNSNVNNSYQVDKTVFKTINLNNINNKNRNQIYKYNNNDSNNFIMDNNINSKSNELYYNNNNNNMNNNNNNNNNINNMNKNINLLYNEDGNFKSHNNNSGDNNINNNKQLFMKPFHNNIENTNDFKSNNEEINIRYNSNMIGINNANNNVMLKAPANMKSTMHKVGVKKQKLKNNDTTTNNNINNNLTNIENTDNMYQLQLNKEKLNMNSTFNFMNEMDIFNDPSQSENKQSDYTSVRKYSTNNKIAKNNDQPNSKQPRGSKMSKINKIEKIDKIEKIDKMNKTNLELNNNMGNAMSVNNNMLYEEIKKNNTTSFDNGINNNRIPLFNGTIPLDKNSSQHNNMKININKNSNISNSFDNSLDTDLQDDFEKLKARIEQEFEEKKNKKKKKREKKEDKKENKKENKKEDKKDDKKDDKKEDKKEDKKEDKKEDKKEDKKDENKDDKKDDKKEDKNKSDIQIKDDKNEVSILDDNIKDKETNLEKNDDILNLKKNEDQNILNNNHIHISKTENNNNDIKTNLETEINITEDCPIFKNDDKIIDNVNSNNLKSNTISDNSKNEILRNVASDETKDNNNNIDNLNNHFGSNINTNVQKDNLVTPKIKMHYSEQPYNMINRESLENLGCDKKLIALTKIFGNVMDDSDNNMTEKEPVPKLKLFDLDTYKNMSLDTMLNNLNLDKDVLNILKDKINNINRNINVTICSTPMEKQIDKIEKEDINAPNLINCFSEFINWCDNNLIQIKLQLYNIAFCLLLEIYILLLTINYEYIENFKNQYLKKFSAYEPVTKFLLTCVSLTQIFEISLIRFKKKNSKHIVHMTKLGKKSLLQYLSVYEGIPLYNIITTKIKIIEIDDTKRNFNFFYAFVSSNFFYNVKLTFPVQWNLPSIYLTNDEIVEDENKKSLTEKEQNNYVPNENNDAYYYYKHILKTQATNRLRVTKKNIPSILYYCLNNCNDLTCAELSGYDGSLIATAHSNNIIKLWNLKKSEMNKVMNEKRDIDEINEYMDDVRKHESYLNGKKSIPLDIDEYNNKGVSKLYGNTFNVSSLSFGETDKILLSGNLNGDIYLYSTISNKNYVKYVGGHTPIWSIDTAFLGYFFATAEDDGNLRIYSTNKTYPFITYKYNCPVNVCKYHYNNTLVACGYYDNYVHLYDVRINSFIKRFKNNYPSNQGVTSLSFSKNGRFLSYAGGYTNNLNLIDLAMDKFVEVEQKENMGININSFDELKYADNIRKSIDGYLENDLMNIDERKNVSEIKKDDFSFYEDKILNIDFSYDNNLLVTASCNNIIDFYNCSKASQEIKSTMDKKRIKLNNTKDKNRYVKLSKSFGVHYSNLISAKFTPENALLLFGINTLI from the exons atgaataataataataacaataaatataataatgatattcaTAACAGTATTAACAAAAATGGAAGTacaaacataaataataatatgaatatgcCCAATAATATCATGAGTAATATTGCGAATAATCGAGGTAGTATACAAagcaatattaataatataccgAGAcctatgaataatattaataatgtacatagtaatataaatataccaaGCAGTAGAAATATATcaagtaatataaatatggcAAATAGTAGAAATGTGTCAAGTAATATGAATATGACAAATAATGTgggtattaataataatatgaatattaataataatgttaatagGACAAGTAGTATAAATGTTCCAAATAATATGGGCAGAACAAGTAACATtaatttatcaaataatatgAGTAGAACAAATAACCtgaatatgaacaataatataaatagtgctaataatatgaatatgccaaataatatgaatgcatcaaataataatatgaatatatcaaGTAATGTGAACAGAACAAGTAATGTGAACAGAACAAGTAATATGAATATtccaaataatatgaatattccaaataatatgaatataccaaataatatgaatatgccaaataatatgaatattccaaataatatgaatattccaaataatatgaacattccaaataatatgaacattccaaataatatgaatatgccaaataatatgaatatgccaaataatataaatatgccaaataatataaatataacaaaaaatagaAGTAATagcatattaaataataatgtaaataatattccAAACAATATAAGTAGCATATCTGCAAATATTAAACCACGAAATATGTCAAGTAATATTAAACATAATTTaaacaattttaataataatatggtcAAAGATATTAATGTAAAAAGTTCAATAAAAATGAGTAATGATCtaagtaatagtaatatacataaaaatagtataataaacaataataataataataatattagtaatattagtaataatagCGCAAGAGAGAGTGTTATGAGTAATATTAACTATaactataataatataaattataataatattatgaaaaataatatagacattaacaaaaaattaaataatgacaAGAACAGTAATATAGATAATgctgaaaaaataaataaaaagataggTAACAAAATGATTATCAAAAATAGTATGAACAAAAATAGTTTTATGAATACAGATCAGAACAATGtcaatatgtattatatgaatgatatgaaaaatacagagaataatatatacctaacaaatagtaataataatgctATGAACAaagtgaataatataaaagacaATTCTAAAACTTTACAACAATTTAAGGAAAATGAATACATGGAAAACATGTATAAgagagaaaaaattataaatgataaagaaaatgtgTATATTCCAAATAAAGCACCAAGTAATATTAATCAAGGAAATAATACTAgtgttataaataataaacataatataaataatatgagaaatatgaataatacgaacaatgtgaataatatatctagTATGAATAGTACGAACAATGTGAATAAAATGtctaatatgaataatatgaataatatgaacaatttgAATAATGTAtctaatatgaataatatgaataatatgaataatataaatagtataaataatatgaatagtataaataatatgaatagtgcgattaatgtaaataattccAATGTTAATAATTCCTATCAAGTTGATAAGACTGTGTTTAAAactataaatttaaataatataaacaataaaaatagaaaccaaatatataaatacaataataatgatagcaataatttcattatggataataatataaattcaaaatcgaatgaattatattacaacaacaacaataataatatgaataataataataataataataataatataaataatatgaataaaaatatcaatttattatataacgaAGACGGAAATTTTAAATCACATAATAACAATAGTggagataataatataaataataataaacaattaTTTATGAAACCCTTTCACAACAATATAGAAAACACTAATGACTTTAAAAGTAACAATgaagaaattaatataagatataatagtaatatgaTTGGTATAAATAATGCTAACAATAATGTAATGCTGAAAGCACCTGCAAACATGAAATCCACAATGCATAAAGTGGGAgtcaaaaaacaaaaactcaaaaataatgatacaacgacaaataataatattaataataatttaacaaATATCGAAAATACAGATAATATGTATCAACTacaattaaataaagaaaaactaAATATGAACAGtacttttaattttatgaatGAAATGGACATTTTTAATGATCCTTCCCAAAGCGAAAATAAACAATCAGATTATACATCTGTAAGAAAGTATAGCACAAATAATAAGATAGCAAAAAATAACGATCAGCCAAATTCTAAACAACCTAGAGGAAGTAAAATgagtaaaataaataaaattgaaaaaatagataaaattgaaaaaatagataaaatgaataagaCCAATTTAGaactaaataataatatgggtAATGCAATGtctgttaataataatatgctatatgaagaaataaaaaaaaataatacaactTCATTTGATAAtggaataaataataatcgCATACCTTTATTTAATGGAACTATTCCTTTAGATAAAAATAGTAGccaacataataatatgaaaataaacattaataaaaattcaaatatatcTAATAGTTTTGATAATTCATTGGATACGGATTTACAAGATGATTTTGAAAAACTCAAGGCACGCATTGAACAAGAATttgaagagaaaaaaaataaaaaaaagaaaaaacgagaaaagaaagaagacaaaaaggaaaacaaaaaggaaaataaaaaggaagacAAAAAGGACGATAAAAAGGACGATAAAAAGGAAGATAAAAAGGAAGATAAAAAGGAAGATAAAAAGGAAGATAAAAAGGAAGATAAAAAAGACGAAAACAAGGACGATAAAAAGGATGACAAAAAGGAGGACAAAAACAAATCAGATATACAAATtaaagatgataaaaatgaagttTCTATAttagatgataatataaaagacaAAGAGACAAATTtggaaaaaaatgatgatatattaaatttaaaaaaaaatgaagatcaaaatatattaaataataaccatattcatatatctaaaacagaaaataataataatgatataaaaacaaatttagaaacagaaataaatataacagaGGATTGtcctatttttaaaaatgatgataaaattaTTGATAATGTTAATTCAAACAATTTAAAAAGTAACACCATTTCTGATAAtagtaaaaatgaaatattacgTAATGTAGCAAGTGATGAaacaaaagataataataataatatagataactTGAATAACCATTTTGGTAGTAATATTAATACGAATGTGCAGAAAGATAATTTAGTTACTCCAAAAATCAAAATGCATTATTCTGAACAaccatataatatgataaacaGAGAATCACTTGAAAACTTAGGATgtgataaaaaattaatagcattaacaaaaatatttggAAATGTTATGGATgatagtgataataatatgacaGAAAAGGAGCCTGTACCGAAACTTAAACTTTTCGATTtggatacatataaaaatatgtcatTAGATACAatgttaaataatttaaatttggATAAAGATGttctaaatatattaaaagataaaataaataatatcaatagaaatataaatgttacTATTTGTTCTACACCTATGGAGAAACAAATagataaaattgaaaaagaagatattaATGCTcctaatttaataaattgttTTTCTGAATTTATTAACTGGTGTGATAATAATCTTATTCAAATTaaattacaattatataatattgctttttgtcttttattagaaatatatattttattattaactattaattatgaatatatagaaaatttcAAAAAccaatatttaaaaaaattttccgCCTACGAACCTGTAACAAAGTTCTTATTAACGTGTGTTAGTTTAACACAAATATTTGAGATATCATTAATACGtttcaaaaagaaaaattcaaAACATATTGTGCACATGACAAA ATTAGGTAAAAAATCACTCTTACAATACTTAAGTGTATATGAAGGTATTCCTTTGTACAATATAATTACaaccaaaataaaaattattgaaaTTGATGATACAAAAAGGaattttaatttcttctaTGCATTTGTCTCTTCAAATTTTTTCTATAACGTGAAATTAACTTTTCCTGTGCAATGGAATTTAccttctatatatttaactAACGATGAAATCGTAGag gatgaaaataaaaaatcgcTAACGGagaaagaacaaaataattatgtacctaatgaaaataatgatgcgtattattattataaacatatattaaaaacacAAGCAACTAATAGATTAAGAGTAACCAAAAAGAATATTCCAAGTATACTTTATTATTGCTTAAACAATTGTAATGACCTGACATGTGCAGAACTTTCTGGATATGACGGATCTTTAATCGCAACGGCACATTcaaataacataataaaattatggaatttaaaaaaatccGAAATGAATAAAGTAATGAATGAGAAAAGAGATATAGATGAAATTAATGAGTATATGGATGACGTTAGAAAACATGAATCTTATTTAAATGGAAAGAAAAGCATTCCATTAGATAtagatgaatataataacaagGGAGTATCAAAATTATATGGAAATACATTTAATGTGTCTAGTTTGTCCTTTGGTGAAACagataaaattttattatctgGTAATTTAAATggtgatatatatttatacagcACAAttagtaataaaaattatgtaaaatatgtAGGTGGACATACACCAATATGGTCTATAGACACAGCCTTTTTAGGATACTTCTTCGCAACTGCGGAAGATGATGGAAATTTAAGAATATATTCTACTAATAAAACTTATCCATTCATTACATATAAGTATAATTGTCCGGTTAATGTATGTAAATATCATTATAACAATACGCTTGTAGCATGTGGTTATTAtg aTAATTATGTACATTTATACGATGTTAGGATTAATTCATTCATAAAAcgatttaaaaataattatcctAGCAATCAAGGTGTGACCTCTTTAAGTTTTTCAAAGAATGGACGTTTTCTTTCATATGCag gTGGATATACTAATAACCTAAACCTAATAGACTTGGCCATGGACAAATTTGTTGAAGtagaacaaaaagaaaatatgggCATTAACATTAACTCATTTGACGAATTGAAATATGCAGATAACATTAGAAAGTCTATTGATGGATATTTAGAAAATGACCTTATGAACATTGATGAAAGGAAAAATGTAtctgaaataaaaaaagacgACTTTAGTTTTTATGaagataaaattttaaatatcgATTTTAGTTATGACAACAATTTATTGGTTACTGCttcttgtaataatattattgatttttataattgttCAAAAG caTCACAAGAAATTAAAAGTACCATGGATAAAAAAcgaataaaattaaataatacaaaagataaaaatagatATGTCAAATTATCAAAATCTTTTGGTGTGCACTATTCCAATTTAATATCAGCTAAATTTACACCTGAGAATGCTCTTCTCTTATTTG GAATTAATACATTAATATAG